One Gossypium hirsutum isolate 1008001.06 chromosome A08, Gossypium_hirsutum_v2.1, whole genome shotgun sequence genomic window, tttATAGACAAATTAgcatattttttaatgtttatattataatagtatatattattacatatataatataatataaacttAGAAAGGAAAGGGGCAGCTCAAGCCTTATATCTTTAAGTTTTAGTTCGAGCAATATTTCAAATAGAcctattttttttcaagtttattTTTGTCTAATATTTTTGCCTAACCCTCTAATTTTTAGATGGGACTTTGGGCTTGAGTGTTTACTTAGCCTTTGAACTGGGTCTACTACTATTTGtgagtttttattaattttatataaaattataaaaggacaAAAATACCATCATaatgatataatttattaaataaaaaaaattatttttagtaattttttaactGAATTAATGCTTGAATAGTTTGTCACGCCATTTCTGTAAGAGATCTTAAGTCTAGTATAGATCAAACACCTTACTAAATTGATGTTATACTCTCAGGAAAAACTCGAACGACCTTCAACAAAAACTATACCTAAAACCAACACAAGTGGATAGGTAAGAATACCTAGAGGCATAAGACATCTCTCTTTAAGGCTCCTTTTGTTTGCAggtaaaatattttccggaaaatgatttctggaaaatgattttctggaaaataatttttggaaaatgatttacttttctggtgtttggatgaatctgtgtaaaatattttctgttgtttggcaaatttcctgaaaatattttcctaaagagctgttttataataaaaatttatatatttaaagaatttattatcttttctttgtttgattgaatttattttatatatatatatattaatacatttatattttaaattgtttttaacatgtattgcaatgatttatttataaataaataaattattttaaatatataataatactcaattattaaactAGAATATTAACCGTtctaaattgaaaacaaccaaagtcaaataattatttgtaattgtgttataaaaaaataaaaaacaaggattgaataattataaattagcttccaaaccacaattaatactagaaattaataatattatccaaatgcataattagtaTTACACTACATGATAACAACAACATTatccaagtgcataactaatattacaccatATGATAACTAATATTACAGCACATTataacaacattgtccaagtgcataactaatattacaccacattatcaatatcttcaaccttaagaaaatttttgaagccaaatttttctatgcttctttcttttaactaaaaaagctttTGCCTCAGATTCATGACTCACTAaataatcaaacacagaacaaaggaagtcatcatcaaatctTTCTACCTCCATTGACATCACTTCTTTGTAAAGATGAGGTGTCTTATCCGCAGTAAATTGTTTCAAAACATTAGCAATTTCGCCAAGTTGTTCACTCACAAGTTTAATTTGTTCATCTTCGACACTTTCTTGAGccttttttcttttacgtttggatgtgccagatgaagatacatttgttcttacctcttcagTCGCTTCATTCTCGCAGTCTATAGGCACTGAACCTATGTTatcatcatccaaatctatgtcagcaaatgttcgggcaaaactccctgttgccatatccttgccaacaaccaaagccatttcatcataatgatcaatgcttttattcaaaaatggttcatacttcttgtgtgcctgttggatattatataaaattagaataacaagtaaaaaataattgaaatatacttaacatatacatacatatattaccaTTACTGTTACATcatatgtcgctctatcacatgtgatcattttcatgttatcatcccatccaaaaccatTTTCACCCTGAATTGTGCATATAATCTGCCACTGTTTCTTtacagtcctcaaatgattttccacatgttctgcatcgcattggacttgaaatttttcaaaaatagcttCGACAACTCGATTAATAGAAGCTGCTTTGAAAGTATTAGAAGGTTTATTTCCTTTCTGGGCCTCCTcagctaaaatttcaagaaaaagatgttccatcggttttgtctacctgaattgcttggaggtTCCTTCTTGgttgcccttacccattctacattaataattgtcattgtcaatcatttcaatatccaacaagcttaaaacataataaattcaatatctaacaaacttgaaacataatcaatatctaacaaaaTCAAGACATAATAATTTTAGAATCCAACAAacataataaactaaaatttcagaatctaacattaacaaaaaaaatttaataaaacatacataatatagaaactacaaccctaagccctaaacctACATAATATTTCTAGCCCTATAATCAGTCcacatagtttgtgcaatttcatctctcttagcagaccactctcttgcttcttctctttcttctcgctCCGTAAGAGTTGATATTATCAAATCAGACTCAGGCTCCTCGTATAAttcttgattaagtaaatcactaggatcaactcccatgatatgattatgaatgatgcaacaagccaaaactatatctacttgagtttgaaaattccaaaatggttcagcatctaatacacgaaaccgtttcttcaaaatcccaaaaacacgttcaatagtgattcgcaatgatgaatgacgaagattaaagagttcctttTCATTTTCAGGCCCCTGAgcactaaactcttttaaatgatatcgaaCACCACGATATGGGGTAATATATCCATTACGAAtgccatatccagcatcagcaagataatatttacctacaatttgacaaaacataattattactaataaattatgagcttagtagaactatttggtatttaatgttttataattctTACCTTCCGGAATTTTTAATCCTCTTGGGCGTGAAAGTGCATCAattaaaatacgagaatcatgtgcactaccttcccaaccagctagaacataggaaaatttcaaatcaaatgtaatggcagccaatacattttgtgtcgtcccccctttacggctacgaaatcttccttgaatgttaagtggaacggatgcacgaacatgagttccatctaatgctccaatacaatctttaaaataaggataaaaccttggattgtttctaatttcactaggagttgactcatcaggtaatctaataactagcttatacaatttcaaaacagctctcaatacaaccctaaagtaacGGTGAATTGTCtcagttgatctataatatctagatcctatcactcgaaaccttacattatgaccaattatatgtaaaaatataactacttgctccctaatattcatcgatttagttgattgtaacaaattatttctactaagaatatcacacaaattaaaaaatGCAACCAGTCTCATCCTTATCATATCAATACAATGCCGGTCAtcactatataaaatactattaatataattttctctttcataatctcgattTACACGAGGGTGAGAAGTAATTTCTttcctagtttttaattttttatccagagagccccaaaagctaaaactgaagccacgACTCCAACAATTGCATTTTGATGTTGattacgatccatctacacaaaataataTCACACAAATATTTGATCACTACAAAAAATACATAAACTTTTCATAAGGGCACATATATGACAAAAGTTATCTTGTCTAAagtgcatacatatatatataagtttctCAAGCAATGACTCAAGCAATGCctaaagttaccatgactaaaAAGAATAGAGTTAACTAACCAAACCCAacataaataataacaaaaaaaggcaTAATTCAAGACATATTTATCATAATCTGTAGTACCAAATAGAACAAATTTTGCATCCTACACATATTTGtggttattatattttattttccaattagtgaatatttttaaatattatagaataaatatatatttttaaaaaaaattaagaaaactgATAAATAAacgattttattcaatttggttatATACAATATTCAATTGAACTTGATCTCTATTCTTAATAATAAGACTACATGCgtacatatgtatgtatgttttttaAAGATCAATTTAAGCTACCAATAGTTGTTAGATTATGGCACAATTATAATGGCAGTGGAAAAAAACCCAATGGACAAACAATGGCACCTACTTGGAACCtttactataatatatatatatatatatggtttcattttttgtttctgCTATTAACAAAATGAGATTgacaaaaattttcaattgagACCATTACAAGTTAATTTTGTGATGATAACAATAGTAGACCAAAAGACAATTGAACTACCGATTGCTTAAGGGAAAAAACTACACACTTTTacatgactttttttttaatcataaatcatattttaaaatgataaatctaGTAAGCATATTCAGACACTGCCAATAACCatgaacttaaaaaataaaatatatattatttgaattattgtttttttttgctAGTACAACAACTATGAAAGCTGCATAAAAACAAAGTAATCAGCAGGTACAAAATGACCCATCCTAAAAACATTAACATAGACAGATCGCAACAAACAGAACCTTAAAATCCCAAATTACACCTATCTGTTGAACAAACCTCAAACCAGACAAAAATCTAATTCCCACAAGTCACTCTAGGTGATTGTTTCCATGCTATTCCAAGTTCTCACTTTAAAGCTTCCAATCTTTGTAGCTTTGAATGCAATGGCCATCATAAGATACCTTAAAAATACCTCTTTGTTATTCAAAATTTGAAGCTTAAACAGTTACAAATGATTAAAAGTAGTAAGTAAAGTTCGTCCTCAATAATTATCAATTCAGACAAAATgacaaaagaaaaaatagagataaaaaataaagaaaaccacTACTACTTTTAACAGCATTTTAGTCATATAACTTGCAAAGGCATACTGCCTAAACACAAATAAACTCAGAAATAAACTGCATACTGCCTTGTGTTTCTTGTGTAATAGTCTAAATTTTAAGCTATTTATCAACTGTTTTTTTTCCTGCAGATCAAAATGGAATTAGTCTATATATCACTAAAAGATATCTATCTTGTAAAGACTATTAGTTGAGGTCCCTCGTTAGATTTTGTACTATGTTGTTAGCTTTGGAACGGCCATAGaatcattttaacttgatttgtAGATTCCATAAAAATGAATTTACTGCCTTTCCTAAATTAATCATATAAcgttttgaaaatttgaagatttcCAAATTGGAATTTTAGAATTTCAAGCACCTGGAATAGGATATATGTAACCTGTATTTTTTTATATCCTTTAAAATTCTATACTCCATGAAGTCTTAAGCATGTGGAGGGGTTGTACCCTCCACACCTTATTAGGATTTTTTAGTGGAAGCTTGCTGGGTATTTTTCTTTAAGAGTAAGCTCCTCTGAATTGAGCTCCCTTTCCCTCTGCTAGTTTGTCAAGATCGTTAATCAGCATCTCTAAGTTCATCACTATGGCATTAATGTTTCCACAAATGTCTTTGTTTCATGATttaaggagtttttttttttttgacaacttCCAAGTGATAATCAACTAACCTCATTTAACTTAAACAAATGGAGATaagcatatataattttaaactgCTTAAAATCCAGAAATAGAAAATCCAGTCAATAACCTTCAATTCAATGTTTTAAACTGTCACATGAAAAAAAAAGCAGATTGTAGAGATGGGGTAAGTGGGTATTAgcagaaaagggaaaaacaagaaGCCTAAGCGTGAGGTTTTTGGTGTATTTGTCTAAACCCTTAAATGCTCCTGTCCTCTGTATATTTGCTTAAATAACGTTTTTACACTTTCAATTAAAGATGAAGAAtggaagaagaagaggagaaagGTTACCTGGATGAGAAGATGAAGAACGACGCAAGGATGATACCAGTTGTATACGAAAGAGAAAGCACCTAAGACCGAAAAGCTACCATTAGAAGAGATTATGcgaaaggaaaaatgaaagaagaagaaCAGAAGAAGTAAAAGTAGAAAATACCTGGATGGATgaagaagaaggaagatgaaCGGCGCAAGGGAAAGTGAGagtttggaaaatgtcttacggaaaaaaAATCCGTAAGACATTTTACATAAAAAGCATCCCATTTTACCGTGTTTCTGAAAACGTTTTacttatgtaaaatattttcatgTAACCAAACAGCgtaaaattaggaaaacattttccggaaaatgtttTCATGGTTACCAAACACAGCATAAGTAACTCCGCAAATAGCCCTATATAACTTCAAGAGAAGGGATGTTTCCTCGCAAAGAGGTTGCAGTCACCAAGCTTGGGCCATTGTTTACCAGAAACACAAgttaaacaaacaaattaaatcaaatatgtaaaataaaatacaacTAAGGATATGTATGTAATTTGCTTAAACATAAACTCTctaaggtaaaaataaaatatttaccaTGTAAGTTacaataatttacttttttttagtgACTTATATTAAATAACTCTAAATTTAGACATTAATAAAATAGTTGCGCGTTATTAGTTTTTAAAGACATACAAAGGTTATTATATGCCCAACCATATATGATATTatctctaatttaatttaacatgtttacAGTTTTTTCCTAAAATTGTACTTATTTTTAAgtaagttaattaaagttaaattaaattagagatgATATCATATATAATTGGTTTCTatatctttaaaaattaattatgtgCTACTATTTTATTTGTGCCTAAAAGActtatttttttacaactttcttaaaaaaataatttccttaaaaaattataaatagatTATTCTCTTGaaatatttcagtaatttttcaTTAATGAAGTAAAGCAGCCAGAAAAAGGAAGGCaacaaattattgaacaaaatcaaCACACAAAAAAAGCTAATTATGTTCCCAcatttaaaccctaaaatattAATGAAAACCAGTTGGTGAAGGCTTCAACCTTGGGTGATAATTAGCATGCCAGCCTTCATTCCACCGGCTCAATGAAAAAAGATTGTATGAAATAGGGGTGCCACATCATTCTatatattttctaattatttaatgatattttaataatttttttatgtcataaataaatttagtaatttttttaacctgaacccaaaccctaaatcctaaacttGGTCTTTtgatttagggtttggggttcAAATTTCAAAGTTCGAGATTTAGGTTCTAAGTTTAAAGTTCGGGgttcaagttaaaaaaattatcaaaattatatatcaataacatggaaaaaattgttgaaatgtcatTAAGTAATTGAAAAGAGTTACAAGATGACGTGGCACCCCTCTTTTATACAATTCTTTGATGCAACTTTTTTTCACATCATCAatacataattttagtaattttttggacttaaacccaaaacccttaaCTCTACCGAACACCAAAATTAGAACCTCAAATATTAAACTTTAAACCAGAACCAGAACCAGAACCTTAACCTAGAACTTCGAACCCTAAACTCTAATATTGGCCTTTCGGTTCAAAATTTGAGATTTCAAGTTTAAAGTTTAGGTATAGGTTCAGAATTCagattaaaaaatttatcaaaattatatatcaataacataaaaaaattattaaaatattattaaataattagaaatggATACTTGAAACTCTTTCTTCTTATCCATATATCATTCTCTCCATGTCATAGAACCTTTAAATTTcggaagaaataaaaaataatttaaaatacttaatgtcCAATACCCAAACCGTGATTAAACTTGCAGCCTTAAGTGCATTAAAATAAATGCGAG contains:
- the LOC107886019 gene encoding uncharacterized protein isoform X2, which gives rise to MEHLFLEILAEEAQKGNKPSNTFKAASINRVVEAIFEKFQVQCDAEHVENHLRTVKKQWQIICTIQGENGFGWDDNMKMITCDRATYDVTVMAHKKYEPFLNKSIDHYDEMALVVGKDMATGSFARTFADIDLDDDNIGSVPIDCENEATEEVRTNVSSSGTSKRKRKKAQESVEDEQIKLVSEQLGEIANVLKQFTADKTPHLYKEVMSMEVERFDDDFLCSVFDYLVSHESEAKAFLVKRKKHRKIWLQKFS
- the LOC107886019 gene encoding putative nuclease HARBI1 isoform X1; this translates as MIRMRLVAFFNLCDILSRNNLLQSTKSMNIREQVVIFLHIIGHNVRFRVIGSRYYRSTETIHRYFRVVLRAVLKLYKLVIRLPDESTPSEIRNNPRFYPYFKDCIGALDGTHVRASVPLNIQGRFRSRKGGTTQNVLAAITFDLKFSYVLAGWEGSAHDSRILIDALSRPRGLKIPEGKYYLADAGYGIRNGYITPYRGVRYHLKEFSAQGPENEKELFNLRHSSLRITIERVFGILKKRFRVLDAEPFWNFQTQVDIVLACCIIHNHIMGVDPSDLLNQELYEEPESDLIISTLTEREEREEAREWSAKRDEIAQTMWTDYRARNIM